The genomic stretch ctatttttatttacgcaGAGCAGAACTAGAGGATGTAGTTTCACTGGAAACATGTATAAGACTGGAAGGAAATGTGCATGACAAAAGGGAGCCGTGCAACATTGATATTAAGTTGAATAATGGTCAAAAAATAGCGAGGATTGCCATAGTCTCGGAGGCGTTTCTAATCGAATTATACAAGCAATTTGGAGAGTATGTCAGTACCGCACATGCGGAATTCATTGATGAATTTGAACATAGTGCTGTATATTTTGCAGACGTATGTCTGAATCCACCCACGCCGGAAGTTAGCATCAAGGTAACTTATAAAATCATTCcttaattattcaaacaaattttaaagatAATGGTGAACAATGTGTGCACTGGTATAAATTATGTCTCTTTTTATAGTTTGCCAGACTGAAGAATCCTAGTACAGCCATGTGGTTGTATGGAATACGAATTTCTCTTACAGAACCTGAGCCAAGTACAAAGTCTCAAGAATTTGATTACAACGTTATAGGTGAATTATTGCAAACTAAAGCTGGATCGTCACCAAAGTCTGCAGATTGGGCGAAAAAGATTCTGGAAAAATCAGAGGCTCCAATAGAGAATATAAATCCTGAGCTTGACTCCTTTTATCAAAACTTTATGGGCATCAATTTAGACTCATCGAAGCACATACATTTTCATCATAGGCAAGATTCTCGGACGTCTGCACCTAGGAAACAAAATGTGGAATGTATTGGTGATTCTGCAGATATTCTTGATTCCAACTTCAAAACATACATTGACGATAGGCTGAGAGAGATGGAGGAAAGACTTGCTCAAAGGATAGacacaataaattataaaacaaatgaaaaattggatGATATCATCAGATTACTCAGTAATAgacaaaattgaataattgcagTACATTAAAAAAGTACAGCAAATCCAACTGGCTCTATTTACCGGAGAAAAAAGGGTAAAAAGTTTATCAATAGACAAATGAGTAATTTTTAACTAATTCATCATAGGTATATCATTTATCTAATTCCTCTAGCTGTGTGTATGGTTATTTCACATCGTTATGTAATTAAGTATGTACTGTAACATATACTATACAAATTCTGTACATATACTTGATGCAAAGCATATTGCTAttcacacgtttttttttagatcctTTAGATCTTACATGATGTACTTATAAACAGGAGTGAACGGATCAGAGTTACATATGAAGCCGAGGGTTCATTTTATATATGATTTTGATAGAACTAATTGTAGTAGGATTAGAAAAAACCCGTAGCTCCCACCCTTTTCATGTTTCTAGTCTAAGATTGCCCTGCTTCAGATTTATGCTCCGTTAACACAAGCTAAGATATACATTagaaatttaatcatttttctatCTAAATAAAACATGAAACACAACTGCTTTTCATCTACCTTGCAACATTGCTAATCGAATTGTCAAACATGTAAGAAAGTGTTTGCAGGTTTAGATTTTTGcgtctaaatttttttctaaattgcTTCATaacatttattaaaaaatattacactgTTCAACTGCAATATGGAATTGGAGTACACAACTTGCTAGTAAAATAGAAATTGCATCTTTAAAACACCTCGCATTTGAGACTATCTCTATCTAAATTTaagcaaagaatttttcaaatatccatTCAAATAATGCAAAATTTCTCAGTCATATTTCAGGAACCATCCTTAACCATCCCTTTTCGGTATTATTTTGATAGAAAATGTAGaagcaaagaatttttcaaatatccatTCAAATAATGCAAAATTTCTCAGTCATATTTCAGGAACCATCCTTAACCATCCCTTTTCGGTATTATTTTGATAGAAAATgtagaatataattttcaatgccaTGTAAGTCACGATAATGTTATGATTAGATTGAGATATCTTTCAGAAAAATTACCTGGGGCCAACATATTTAGGATATCAATTTCAGATTGGAGTCAAGGATAAAACAGAAATGTAtcgtattattttaaatacaaGTAAACTTCTGATGCCGACTTTATTTCAAGAATTGTTTTCTGAATGTAATACGAGGATGACTCCATGTATTAGTTAAGTACAAAGTTGACTGAAATTCAGAATGATACggtttttgtaataaaaaaaaaaatattcacaagtATTCAAAGAGAATACTCATAATTGAAATCTATTTGCAGCCATTCGAACATGACCAtccaaattattataataatttataattacactGAAACACTGTAGTGAGATATTTACCATAATTCTATAGTTTATGTGACAATTGTATAAGATATCTGTGATCGACTAGGAGATGCTGTAGTATCTCTGAAATATAACGAGGTGAGTGCTAATCAAGTTATCCCTATACAACTGCTTACTTCTGCTAAGAGTTTTGGTTCGATTAGCATTCCACAGTTGGCAAACcacttataatttataatgattCGTATACTATTTGGCtttgaataattgtttttggaaataattttattgtcgATTTCCAATGCAACAgatatttatgtaaataaagtttTGTCCACATGCTCAGGTTGAATTAAGATAAGTAGACTTTCATATGTATAGCAAGGAATGCTGTTTTTAGACAGTAtaagatataaataaatacttttgaaaacatctattatttatgtttattCGGTTATCATTcggtttattaaaaaaaaaaaaaaaaaaattctgaacagTTTGTATGCACGATATGGTcagcattcatttttttcgagaaCTCATTTCTCAGCATCGAGGTCAGAAATCActgtgaaatgttttttgacAGCTTGATGCAAACATTCTACAGAACGGAATGAattcataatttcatttcattcataaATAGATCATGCCTGCACTCATTGTTTCCTGAATGGGACagactgttttttttcgaacaaaaataaactttcgAGCTAGAATTGTTGACTTTAtatgaaatatcaaaaaatcatgGAAATATGCTCACAAAATTAACGATTTACTTGCATAGTCCAGGTTCATTGTGggtttttcaataacaataattaatatgaCTTGAATTAAATGGAATACTGCCCTCAAAAATACTAGGTGAATTTGGTATTGTGCTGACGAATTTCACTGGTCGTTTATAGATTGTTCGTATTCGCTTAAATAAAGTTGACTGTTTTTTATGGAATAAAATGCAACTAAGCAATGTCTATACAAACTAAcaaatttacttttattatatttataatattgcaGCGGAGCATAGTAAACTTTCATACTTAATAAAAGACCTAGCTCATAGCACAAATGAATTCTCacgagaaaaaatatagataGTCGGATCTATGAATGACAAAATGTTTTCGCACAATTTATgtaatggaaaaaatgaaacaagaaaagaGCTACAACATACAGATAATACAAAACGTTTTTGTACATAATCGCAATTTGTGTATTATGTACCATTCACGGCTCATTCCAAATCGATAATggcaatgagaaaaaaaatgtccctgTGGAGAGCtttagcaaaaaaataaactaatcaCTAAGTAGACCCATCTTTTTCTTGAACCACTTTAGCACCATTTGTATCAGGTGGATCAAAAACATGTAATTGTTGCCGCCATAGTTTTAccatcccatcccatcccCTTCGGCTACATTTAATGTTTTTTGGAGGGGTTTTTGGATGTTCTTTAGCACggttttttctgaaatattaacatacaatgtaaaaaaaggaagaaaaaattaacagcGTTTTAAATCATTAAATACGCTGAAATTCTTAGTCTAGAAAGTATTTATCATGCGATTGAGTTATTCTAATCACCCATAAAGCTTGGGAAACTATATTTTGTGCAAATACACTCCTTACTTTGGTATAGATTGGATATATCTGTCATATCCGATTGTATTTTTTCCATAATCAATGTCCTTTTGTCTTCGTGCCAATGTGGAGGG from Diprion similis isolate iyDipSimi1 chromosome 12, iyDipSimi1.1, whole genome shotgun sequence encodes the following:
- the LOC124413036 gene encoding uncharacterized protein LOC124413036 isoform X2; translation: MEVSGAEKKPPPSSISKKCCHLEAGDLNITSTWKIVNEKLLHNTISTASFKQSPGRAELEDVVSLETCIRLEGNVHDKREPCNIDIKLNNGQKIARIAIVSEAFLIELYKQFGEYVSTAHAEFIDEFEHSAVYFADVCLNPPTPEVSIKFARLKNPSTAMWLYGIRISLTEPEPSTKSQEFDYNVIGELLQTKAGSSPKSADWAKKILEKSEAPIENINPELDSFYQNFMGINLDSSKHIHFHHRQDSRTSAPRKQNVECIGDSADILDSNFKTYIDDRLREMEERLAQRIDTINYKTNEKLDDIIRLLSNRQN
- the LOC124413036 gene encoding uncharacterized protein LOC124413036 isoform X1, with the protein product MTDIGYVNSLFTSYIVNAMEVSGAEKKPPPSSISKKCCHLEAGDLNITSTWKIVNEKLLHNTISTASFKQSPGRAELEDVVSLETCIRLEGNVHDKREPCNIDIKLNNGQKIARIAIVSEAFLIELYKQFGEYVSTAHAEFIDEFEHSAVYFADVCLNPPTPEVSIKFARLKNPSTAMWLYGIRISLTEPEPSTKSQEFDYNVIGELLQTKAGSSPKSADWAKKILEKSEAPIENINPELDSFYQNFMGINLDSSKHIHFHHRQDSRTSAPRKQNVECIGDSADILDSNFKTYIDDRLREMEERLAQRIDTINYKTNEKLDDIIRLLSNRQN
- the LOC124413036 gene encoding uncharacterized protein LOC124413036 isoform X3 — protein: MKNYSTIQFLLPASNNRLEELEDVVSLETCIRLEGNVHDKREPCNIDIKLNNGQKIARIAIVSEAFLIELYKQFGEYVSTAHAEFIDEFEHSAVYFADVCLNPPTPEVSIKFARLKNPSTAMWLYGIRISLTEPEPSTKSQEFDYNVIGELLQTKAGSSPKSADWAKKILEKSEAPIENINPELDSFYQNFMGINLDSSKHIHFHHRQDSRTSAPRKQNVECIGDSADILDSNFKTYIDDRLREMEERLAQRIDTINYKTNEKLDDIIRLLSNRQN